The nucleotide window GGTTAAGACAGAACAACGAACAAGGATATCAGACTGGCCTACTCATCAAGCTTGAGGATTAAAACAATGCTGGATATTACACACATAAAACAAATTACAGACCAGGCCACTGATTAAAGCAAGCAGAGACAATAAGACCTCGGAATTTATCCCGATGCGTTGATATGAGTATCAATCACTCATCAATGCCCTTGAGGAATTCATTGAAATTTGAAAAGCAACGGCTCACAAACGTGACCTGCCCATTGGTGACGGAAGAAAAGTATTGAGAGGCATCTCAAGCCAACCTAAATTGAAGCTCAAATCAAAATAGAGGCAATGTCTCGTTCACTGCTATGTTGACGACCCATCGGGGACACAAATTCTAAAGAACAACGTCAAAGCAAAAGATTTCTTGTGGCAGCAACAATGACCACCCCACTAGGATTGCAAGGCTTGATGGATGGACAACGACTAGCAAGAAAGTGACTTATGAGCAGAGGTGACAAGAGGCCTCAGCAAAAAAGGAATGAACGAAGACTCAAGAGCGACAAGACGGACTTCATCACGGAGAGTTTTGCACGCTACAAATGGATTAAGGATCTGAAGAAATTTGACTGAAAGCAGTATTAAGTGATGCGTTAACAGAGATTCGATGGCCATTAGAACAATTCGATGAATCACCAATGGTTCAAAGAGATGAGAACAAGACTCAGACAAAAACAATACCTTTGCCATGCCTGAAGAATCAAACACGGATGAATGCAGATCGTCCACGTCTCAATACAGTGAAGGCAATGTCCTTCCAAATTACCATGTGATAGTGGATGTCAGTCCATAAAAAAAGCCCCAGAACTTACTCTGGGGCTGAATTCAGAATGATAAGACTAGAACATTAGTCGTTTACAACGGGCCAAAGAGATTCGGTTGAGAATATTTTGCCGTTGTACAGGAAAACAACCATCTTAATAATTGACATCATACCAGGACATTACTGTCAGCATTAGGGGAGAATTCATCAACGCCAGATGGAGTGAACAAACCTCCATTAATCAAATCAGGTGTATTCACACCCAATTGCTCCGTGAAAGCGGTGCTATCCCAAATGAGTGGTTCTTGCACGAACAAGAATTCGACATCGGCGACATCGAGATTTCCCTCTGGGAAAAGATCAGAGAAAGCTTGGTTACGTACACGGCGTGGAATCAACATGTCTTGCTCAATGACCTCGAAATCATTGACATTCACAATGCCGTCAAAGTTGGCATCAGCTTGGGATGGATTAGTACCGGCATTGATTGCATTCTGCAAGAAGTCAACATCTTTATTATTAACACGACCATCCAGATTAAGATCACCCTGGAAAGTCACCAGATGCCTAACATGTAGATTACTGATATCTCGAGTATCCCAGCTATTCCAAGACTTCGTGGTCAGTTCATAGCCGGCACCGGCATCACCAGAGGTGCTTAATATTTCACCAACAGCATCATCGTTGACCTTAAACGTTGCTGTTACTTCAACAGAGCGATCGACCGGAAGCGTCTCTAAGAAAGTTTCACCGTTAGCGAACACAGCAGAAACCTGCGCGATATCACTACTAAAATTCTCGAGCGACAGGTCTTTCACTTTAAATCCAGCAATATTCGACCAAGAATTCGTTTGAGTAATGGTCGAGCCGGCTCGAACCAAGTTCGAGAATCCACCGTCAATCAGCTCGGTGCCTAGATCAAAATGACCATCGACTTCAAGCGTCATGTCAGCGAGTTGAACATGTTTAACAACACCATTGCTTTGATAAACGACTTTATCAATGCCTTGGAATGACTTAACACCTGAGCTGCGCCATTCAACATTCAAGGCCTGTCCATCAAAATCAATCGAGTATTTGCCAACTTCACCACCAAGCTTTAAAACTGCGGTGTTGTCTCCGCTATCGCGGGTAAAATCGAAATCATTGGCATTGGACACCTTCAAAGACTGAGAAACTTCATCAGCAGACGTTAACAGCACACTATGTCTTTCATCAGGTTGAAATTCAACCTTGAGACCAGACTCCGGTGTATTAAATACAAATGAATTTGCTCCAAACTGCTTGTATGCCGCCTTATCCAAAACGACATGCTCAATGCCAAAGAATTGATCAAGAGTTTCGAGAGCGTCTCTAGTGGCCACACCCTCTGCACCCCATGGATTCAGAGATGAAAGATCAACAGCAACACTTTGAACACCATCTTGAGGTGAAACTTCAGCCACTAAGGTGTCGTACCCAGGACCACCAAAGACATAAGTTGAGTCAGAACCGTCGGTATAAATAGTGTCATCGCCTCCATCTGCAAAGATAAGATCAGTCGGAAGCGTCGGATCTTCTACAAGCGGTTCTACCACTTCAGCAACGGGTGGTTCCTCTACTGCAACGTCGATATAGCCGTTACGCTCCATCCAAGCTGTTAATTCCTCAGCATCAACTTGATTAGAGAGAAGAGCTTCAATGTCATGATGCTTACCGGCGTAAATCGTGTCGTTACCAGTTGGACCGACATAAGGCATCACCACCATCGTTGGTCTTGGACCGCGCTCACCAGGATCATCAGGATCAACAATCTTACGCGTACCTTCGATATATTCGCGGAAAGCAGTGATCTGTTCTGAAGTAAAAGCCTCACCAGTTAAAGGATTGATTCCGCCAACGAGAACGCCATATCCAATTTCAGTCTTGAGAGGCAGAAGGGTCTTAACAATTTTGCCTCTTCGATTACGGTTTTCCCAGGCACGAGCAAGCATCTCGGCATTGAAGGTAGGAGCCGCACCATCGCCAAAGAGAATGTCTCCAAACTCTTCACCAGGACCGCCTGAACCATCACCAACGACGATGTCGTCACCACCACCACCGGCAACCTCATCTGGCCCAGCCCCACCAAAGAGAATGTCATTGCCCTCCACGTTAAGGGCATCTGCAGCCCCAGAGTCACCAAAGACAACGTCGAACAGATCACCTGCAAGAACTAGATCATGGCCTAGGCCAGCATCATGGAGACCAGAACCGCTGAGGCGAAGCAGGTAGTCATCATTGTTCTCACCAAATAGAGCGTCCTCGGTTTGTCCATAAAGAGTGTCATTATCATTACCACCAAAGATATGATCCAAGTCGAGATCATCTCCTCCCCGAAGTTGATCTGCACCGTCTTGGCCGTAAACCCAATCTTCACCACCAAGGGCATTGATAATGTCATCACCAGCACCACCACGAATATCATCAGATGCTACACGCGTCTCAAATCCTTTCTTCGCTGCTCCGCTACTGCCCTGAATAACATTATTCAGTTCATTGCCCGCGATAATGCGATTAAACGCATTGCCATCCCAATCACGCTCATTCACTGCAACGAAATCCTTCGTGCCATCAGCGAGGGTATCGATCTTTGCAACACGGAACGTATCTTGATGGACATATTGAGCTCCATCCCCCAGTGCCGTTTGAATCATTGCAGTCCAGGTCTGGTGACCCAGTTGCCTCAATGTCTCTGAGCCCGGAATACTGATTTTGTAATATTCTTCATCTCTATCTTGTGCTCGATCAAAACTATCAATCAGCAAGAATGTAAATGTATTCCCCATCAGGCTGTGCATGAGCCCTTCACCAGTTGGGGTTTTCACTTGCTTCTCAGCAAGTCCACCCACGTAGAGCGAAACATTATCTAAACCAATACTATTATCCAGGGCGGCATCGGGACCTCCATACAGGGCCATGAAATCGAAAACAAGATCGGTATCACGGAGATTCTTAGAAAAGTCCTCCCAATTCTCGTAAGGCTTCATTCGCCGAAGAAACTCATTACGCTCCGAGCCAGGCGCAAAAATACCAGCTGAAACATCAGAAGCCCCAGACTGGAGTTCGTTACCAATACCAGTCTCTAAGAACAACTCGCTGACCGACCGACGAAATTCTTGGAGAGTCGGCAAACCCATGTCATTCGCCCGCTCAACATTAAAGGCCAGCAAATCATTAGGCTGTCCAACAAGCATATTCCGAACTGCATCGACAACCAGAGTATCGACAGCCTGGGAACGCTCATGAACATTGGCAGCGATAATTCCCTCTGCCCCACCAAGCTCACCGTAAAGAGCTGGATTAATAAAAGCGTCAATTAGAGGCTTTTCAATCAATTCCGTGACACGAATCAATTCCTCCAATTCCTCAATCTTGGCTCCATTCAGTTCAGAATAAATTTGTGAATGTCCATAACGGAATGCAGCGCCGGCAAACTCAGTCGAAATATTAGGATTGACCTCAGGATGAACACCGTTAAATCCGTGCTCATTGAGAATGATTTCTTGTGGCATTAACCGGTCTGTGTCAGGCATCAGATCCCGATCCTGAGCCTCAGAAATACCAAAAGGAATACCACCCGTTGCATGCACTAAATATTGATCAGCGATCATGCGCTGATACCCAGCATTATTAACAGTACGCGCCATTGCGAACACCGCTTGAGCGGCGTCAAGCGTCAGTGTCTGCCCCTCTGCATTGGCATGCTCAATATCCCAACCCTTTGCCAAAGCGACAATATGCTCTAAACCAGGTGCTTCTTGCCTTACCTGCTCAAGCGAATCATACTCTGCAGCAACTTGAGCTAACTGGTCTTCAATACGATCTACAAGATGATTGTGATTGCGCAAAAAGACTTCTGTGATGGCCATGAGTTGTGAATTCTCATTGGTCCGTGCATCACCCGAAATTTTATGGCCGAGCGCTGAAAAAGCACTGTAATTCGCAAGGGGGCTTGCATCACCAATCAGCATCGAAAAGACTTGCTCAAAATCGGTACCGTTGCTCGATCCTGCTGATAATTGAGCAAAAAATTGAGAACGCTGTGCTCGAAGGTTCTCTAACTCCTCCATCACTGAAAAAGTTTTGTCTTTACCTGCAATATTGAGAGTAATGACATCAACCCGCGGATCTCCAGTGACTTTATTTCCCAATTCCTGACCACGAACTTGGCGATCCCACTCACGGACCACTTGATCAGAGAAATAAAGAGAGCGGCTATCAAGCAGACTATCAACGAGATTCTTTAGCTCTGACTGTGATGCATACCCCAAGCGTTGGGCTGAATTGATGATGACATCGTAAAAGCTAGGGAGAGAAGCAACATCCCCTGTGTACTCTCTGAAAAAGCGTAAATCACTCGTCGCTGACCAGTATGAATTAAGGAGTCTTGCAGTGAAATTACCATCGGCATCTTTTTCACGCAGATAGCTATTTATTTCAATATTTGCTCCATAGGATTGATCTTGGTCAAAGAAAGGCGTCTTGACATTCTGGAATTCCCCTTCACCAGGCGCATCAGTGCCTTCAATAGGTTCGGCTGCATTCAGAAGTTGGAGCGACTTGACGGGCTGGCCATTAAAGTCAAATGATTTATTTCGCAAAGGATCCTGCTTTGGCAGGAAAACGGTCATCTTATCTGCATCTTCACCTGACTGTTTAGGAATCAGGTCCAAGCCATGGTCAATGTATTGACCAGTGCCCATAAAGAGATTGTTATAACCGGCCTCTTCCGGCATGAACCACTCACCCTGGTCAGAAATCGTGTTGCTGACTTGACGAGAATTAGGGAAAGGTCTTCCGTCCGGACCAAAACTCTGAATATATCCTTCAACGGCTGTAGGAGAATTATCCTCTCCAAGCTGAGCCACTGCTTTATCAATCGTTCCTTGAGAACGACTACCCCTTCCGGGGTAAT belongs to Synechococcus sp. WH 7805 and includes:
- a CDS encoding peroxidase family protein — protein: MAQNKQSKDFQNNSKKFIEEEFKAEFGTDISGVEINRTTELKQDFALGKADLSMLLDKFMMDDVRIVEVDDGGSPFERISSVNNYPGRGSRSQGTIDKAVAQLGEDNSPTAVEGYIQSFGPDGRPFPNSRQVSNTISDQGEWFMPEEAGYNNLFMGTGQYIDHGLDLIPKQSGEDADKMTVFLPKQDPLRNKSFDFNGQPVKSLQLLNAAEPIEGTDAPGEGEFQNVKTPFFDQDQSYGANIEINSYLREKDADGNFTARLLNSYWSATSDLRFFREYTGDVASLPSFYDVIINSAQRLGYASQSELKNLVDSLLDSRSLYFSDQVVREWDRQVRGQELGNKVTGDPRVDVITLNIAGKDKTFSVMEELENLRAQRSQFFAQLSAGSSNGTDFEQVFSMLIGDASPLANYSAFSALGHKISGDARTNENSQLMAITEVFLRNHNHLVDRIEDQLAQVAAEYDSLEQVRQEAPGLEHIVALAKGWDIEHANAEGQTLTLDAAQAVFAMARTVNNAGYQRMIADQYLVHATGGIPFGISEAQDRDLMPDTDRLMPQEIILNEHGFNGVHPEVNPNISTEFAGAAFRYGHSQIYSELNGAKIEELEELIRVTELIEKPLIDAFINPALYGELGGAEGIIAANVHERSQAVDTLVVDAVRNMLVGQPNDLLAFNVERANDMGLPTLQEFRRSVSELFLETGIGNELQSGASDVSAGIFAPGSERNEFLRRMKPYENWEDFSKNLRDTDLVFDFMALYGGPDAALDNSIGLDNVSLYVGGLAEKQVKTPTGEGLMHSLMGNTFTFLLIDSFDRAQDRDEEYYKISIPGSETLRQLGHQTWTAMIQTALGDGAQYVHQDTFRVAKIDTLADGTKDFVAVNERDWDGNAFNRIIAGNELNNVIQGSSGAAKKGFETRVASDDIRGGAGDDIINALGGEDWVYGQDGADQLRGGDDLDLDHIFGGNDNDTLYGQTEDALFGENNDDYLLRLSGSGLHDAGLGHDLVLAGDLFDVVFGDSGAADALNVEGNDILFGGAGPDEVAGGGGDDIVVGDGSGGPGEEFGDILFGDGAAPTFNAEMLARAWENRNRRGKIVKTLLPLKTEIGYGVLVGGINPLTGEAFTSEQITAFREYIEGTRKIVDPDDPGERGPRPTMVVMPYVGPTGNDTIYAGKHHDIEALLSNQVDAEELTAWMERNGYIDVAVEEPPVAEVVEPLVEDPTLPTDLIFADGGDDTIYTDGSDSTYVFGGPGYDTLVAEVSPQDGVQSVAVDLSSLNPWGAEGVATRDALETLDQFFGIEHVVLDKAAYKQFGANSFVFNTPESGLKVEFQPDERHSVLLTSADEVSQSLKVSNANDFDFTRDSGDNTAVLKLGGEVGKYSIDFDGQALNVEWRSSGVKSFQGIDKVVYQSNGVVKHVQLADMTLEVDGHFDLGTELIDGGFSNLVRAGSTITQTNSWSNIAGFKVKDLSLENFSSDIAQVSAVFANGETFLETLPVDRSVEVTATFKVNDDAVGEILSTSGDAGAGYELTTKSWNSWDTRDISNLHVRHLVTFQGDLNLDGRVNNKDVDFLQNAINAGTNPSQADANFDGIVNVNDFEVIEQDMLIPRRVRNQAFSDLFPEGNLDVADVEFLFVQEPLIWDSTAFTEQLGVNTPDLINGGLFTPSGVDEFSPNADSNVLV